GAAGTCCTTCGCGATCAGCCCGAGCCAGAGCATGTCGATCGCGAAGAAGACGGGTACCGTGAGGAGATAGAGCTTGGCGTAGAAGAGCATGTTCATGATTCGCTCCTGGGCTGGTCGCCGGTTGCAGGATCCTAAGGAACGGTTGAGGACAATCGACACGAGCGCGCGGACGCCGAGAAACTACGAAATACACGAACGTCGCGAAAAACAGCAGAGGCTCCAGCGTAGATTCGGCCTGTTCGCGTGTTTCGTAGTGCCAAGAAGGTGTGCCGGTTGTTCTTGAACCTAGAAACGGCAGTTGACCGCTTTGCCATCGACTCAAGCCGCTGAAATCGGCTCGAATCTTTGCACGACTCCGGTTCACCGGCTGGGTGAGGGACGCTACGACCCCCGAGGCACGCCCTGCGCGGCGCCCGGCGGTGTTACAACGCGTTGCAATAGCTCGGCTATTGCGCCTCCTCGTGCCTTGCCGGACACCCCACGGGACGCATCTCGGAGGTCGTCCAACTGCCGCTTCTAGGTTGAATCGTCGCTAAGCGTTATACGAGTTGCCGTTGCCGAAGGAGAGCTCCGGTTGCGTTTGGTCGCCTGAAGGTCCCGTGAAATCGCGCTTCGCCTTTCCGCTTCCCAGACAAGGTCGGCCGACGGGTCAGCGATCCGCGTGCACGAAGGTCAGCTGGCGCACCGAGATGTGTCGGGTCTCGAAGCCGACGATGCAGTAGTCGAGGTAGAAGTTCCACAGGCGCTGGAAGGACCGGTCGTAGCCGAGTCCTTCGAGCGCCTCGCGCCGATGGTTGAACGCCTCCTTCCAGGCGGTGCAGGTCTTGGCGTAGTCCGCGCCGAACGCGATCTCCTCGCTGAGGTGCAGGCCTTGCGTGCCGGCCGTCGCGAGGATCTGCTGGCGGCTCGGGAGGTGACCGCCGGGGAAGATGTAGGTCTGGATGAAGTCGACATCGGCCTCGTAGGCCGCGACCTGCTCCTCGGCGACCGTGATGACCTGCAAGACCGCCTTGCCGCCTGGCTTCAGCACCCGCCCGAGGGTCCCGAAATAGTCCGACCAGTACTCCTTGCCGACCGCCTCGAACATCTCGATGCTGACGACCTGATCGTAGCGACCCGTCTCGTCGCGGTAGTCTTGCAGCGCGACCGTGAACCGATCCGGTGCGGCCTGATCGGCGAGACGCTGTTTGGCATAGCGCTGTTGTTCGCTCGATAGCGTCAAGCCCTTGATGGTGCAGCCCCGTTTCAGTGCCGCCTCCATGAAGCCGCCCCAGCCGCAGCCGATCTCTAGGATGGACTCGCCCCCCGTCAGATCGAGCTGTGCGAGGATGCGTTCGTACTTGTTGGCTTGGGCCTGCGCCAGCGTCTCGGTGTCGTCGCGGTACAGGGCGCTCGAGTAGGTCATGCTCGGATCGAGCCAGAGGCCGTAGAAGTCGTTGCCCAGATCGTAGTGAAAGGCGATGTTGCGGCGGCTGTTGTCGACCGAGTTATGGCGCCGGAGATGCAGCCTGCGGTACTTCGCATTCAGGCGTTTGTCCATCAGCAGCGAGTCGAACAGCTCACTGTTCGCATAGGCCAGGTGCATGAGTTGGTGGAGGGAACTCGTCTGGATTGCGCCCTCGATGTAGGCCTGGGCGAAGCCGAGCTCGCCCTGCGTCTTCATCAGCCAATAGGCCCGCAGCGGTCGCTCGATCTGCAGATCTGCCTGGAACCCGGGTGTCTCGCCTTCGAAGCGGTAGCTCTCGCCGGCGATCTTGAGGGTCAAGGTGCCGGTGCGCAGCCGGTCGAACGGCAGGGTCAGAATCGCTCGCCGGATCCAGGCGGGATGGATCAAACGCTCCAAGCGATCCAGCAACGCTGTGCTGGCGGTGAGCTCCTTCAGCATAGCTTCATCTCCGAATGACTGTAGCGGACGCCTTCGAGGGCCTTCGCGGTTGGATGAAAGCGGCCGCCCTTGAGCCAGATCCGCAACGCCCACCAGTGGATCATCGTCAAGACCTTCAGCGTGTTGAACGGGTGCGTGGCTGCGGCCCGCAGCAGATTGCGGTCGCTCAGCGCCACGGCCCGTCCGACCTGGGTCGCGACAAGCCGCGGCCGGCCGTGCTCGCTTTGCTGGATGGCGATCTGATACCGCTCCCCCGGACGGCTGAAGCGGAAGGCATACCGGCAATCCATGCCGATGAAGGGCGAGACATGGAAGGCCTTTTCGGTCTCGGCGCCGACCCGGTCATCAAGCACCCGCCCTGCGTCGGTCAGGACGTAGTGGTGCCACTGCCCGAAGGTGTTGCTGACCTCGCCGATGATACCGACGAGTCGATCCTCTGCGTCATAGGCGTACCACATGGCCAGTGGGTTGAAGACGATTCCCAAGAAGCGCGGAAAGCAGACCAGCTCGACCCGATCCGCGCGCGCAGGCAGGCCATAGTCGGCCAGGATGGCATCGATCCATGCGCGCCACGGCCGCCCGTCGCGCGCGCCATAGTCCTTGGCGTAAAGGCTGTAGAGGTTGAAGCGATTCAGCGACAGCCAGCGCAGCGCGCGGGCCTCGTCCGCGATGCTGTCCAGATCGATCCGCAGGTTCATGACCCCGTAGCGGAACTGATACTCGATGTCGCCCATGCGCTTGTGCATGACCTGGCCGAGGTAGATCCCGCTAGCCACTTGCGGCCTCCGTGTCGATGCTCTCCCAGGGCAAGGGCAGCCCCCACGCGCGCGCGAGCTCGACGGCGCTGCGCAGGCCGTCCTCGTGGAAGCCATTGCCGAGATAGGCGCCGCAGAGCCAGACGTTGGATCTGCCCTGGCGCGCTTTGATTTGCCCCTGCCCATCGATTGCGGCCTGGTCGAAGACTGGATGCTCGTAGCGGATCTCTTCGAAGACCCGGTCCGCAGCCGGCGGTGTGATCGGGTTCAGCGTGACGAGCAGGGGTGTCTCGGTGGCGATGTTTTGCAGCATGTTCATCCAGTAGGTGACTGCCACGCGGTTTTCCGGATAGCGGGTGTCGCGCAGGTAGTTCCAGCTCGCCCAGGCGCGTCGGCGGCGCGGCATCAGAGCGGTATCGCGGTGCAGATAGGCGAGATTCTCCTGGTAGCGGAACCGCCCGAGCGGCGCGAAATTCTCCTTCAGTCGCTCATCGAGCATCGCGAAGCTCTGGTCGCTGTGCGAGGCCAGCACCACATGGTCGAAGCGCTGCCTGGTTCCATCCCCGCAACGGATCTCCAGGCCGCCGTCGGTATGGGTGACTCTCTCGACGCGGCTGTCTAGCCGCACGTCGAAACGCGCAACCTCGAGCATCGCATCGATGTAGCGCTGCGAGCCCCCGACCAGGCTCTCCCATTGCGGCTGATCGCGCACATTCAAGAGACCATGATTCTCGAAAAAGCGCAGAAAGCTGTCTGCCGGGAACTGCATCATCGTCTCAACCGGACAAGACCAGATGGCCGCGGCCATCGGCAGCAGGTAGCGTTGCCGCAATCGCTCGTCGAAACCGTGGCGCGCGAGGTAGTCACCGAGTGTCGTAATGAGTGCCTCTGGCCGTTGCAGGTCGCATTTGGCCTGTCGGTTGAAACGCAAAATCTGGCGGATCATGCTCCAATGCGACAACGAGAAGAGATTGCTGCGTTGCGCGAAGAGCGTGCTCAGCGTATCGCCCGAGTACTCGATCCGGCCGCCGTCGATCGAGACTGAAAAGCCCATCCGGGTCGGCTGTGTTTCGACCCGCAAATGCCGGAGCATGGCCGTCAGATGGGGATAATTGGGGCGGTTGAAAACGATGAAGCCGGTGTCGACGGGCAGGCGCCTTTCGTCGACCTCCACATGGGTCGTATTGGTGTGTCCGCCGAGCTTGGCGTCCTTCTCCAGCAGGGTCACATCGTGACGCTGACCCAGACACCAGGCCGCCGCCAACCCGCTGATCCCGCTACCGACGACCGCGACCTGTTGAACGCTTTCCATGCCCACGACCCCCTTCTGTGGAAATGCCCCGTGTCCCGACAATATCGATGAAGATGGAGCAAGAAGGCCGCGGATCAAGTTGCCGGCTGGAGCGGGTCGCACCCGTAGCAACTCGCCTTGAATGGCCGTCTCCTCGGCCAATTCGTCCGCCTGTCGAAACCGCCAGGGCGCAAGGCGTTCGACAAAAAGGATTGTTTGATTCGCCTGCATCCGTCACCTTTCGAGCGGAAAGGCTCTACGACGCAATCCAGTGGGCGTGAAATGCCGCGAGCGACCGGGTTACGCAATCAGCGGATTTGGCTCGTCGGGGCCTCCCAGGGGATTGGGCTCTGCCTGGTCGAAAAGCTGTTGGGGGAAGGCGTCCGCGTCGGCGCGCGGCGCAGAGCGCAGCGCGCCGTTACGCCGAATGTGCGAGAAGCAACCGGACAGGTTGAGCCTGCTCGACATCGACGTCGCCGAACGGGCGGCGATCGGGGATGTTTGCGAGCGGGCCTGGTCCGCGTTCGGCGGTCTCGACATCTGGTTCTACAACGTCGGCACTTACGAGCCGATGAGCATTGAGCGTTGGGATCTGGACCAGTTCGAGCAGATGGCCCAGAGCAACTATCTCGGCGCCGTGCGCTTGATGCACGCGCTGGCGCCGCGGTTCCTGCAACAGATCCGATCGGATCCGAACAAGCCGGCCGCGCAGTGGATCTGGAACGCTGGCCTTGCCTCGGACTTCGGCCTGCCCTATGGCGGCGGCTACTCGGCGCCCAAGGCCGCTTTGGTGAATCTTGCCGAGTCCCTGCAACCCGAGCTGGAATGGCACGGCGTTGCGCTGAGAATCATCAATCATCCTAGAAACGGTAGTTGACCACTTCGTTATCGATTCAAGTCCCTGAAATCGGGTCGAGTCTTTGCGCAACTCGCGTTCACCGGCTGGGTGAAGGGCGCTACGTCCCCTGAGGCACGCCCCGCGCGGCGCCCAGCGGTGTTACAAGTCGTTGCAATCGCTGGGCTATTGCGCCTCGTTGTGCCTTGCCGGACACCCCGCGGGACGCACCTCGGAGGCCGTCCAACTGCCGCTTCTAGGATCATGGGTTCGTCAAGACCCGCCTGACGGAGAAGAACGACTTCCCGATGCTTGGTCTGATGGAGACCGACGCAGCGGCCGAACGGATCCTCGCCTGCCTTGGCACCAGGCGCTTCGAGACGAGGTTCCCGCGCAATCTCGCGAGCCCCCTCGCGATTGTCAAGCGTCTCCCGAAGCCTTTGAGGCTCGCGATCACGCGCCGGATGCTCAAGCCCTAACGTCCATGGCGACTCGCACTGCCCCGGGGCATGAAACCCTGCGCCGTGGACCTTCCTGGCAAGGAACGAGCCCATATTGCGCTCGTCCCGGTCGGCGTGCGGCGTCAGTCCCGAGTGCGTCGGCAGTTCGTCCGGGCGCTGCCGAGGCCGCGCGAGGTCAGCGTGGCGATGGTGACGGCCACGGCGACGAAGACGACGATGAGCGTGGCCAGTGCATTGATCTGCGGCGAGACGCCCATGCGCACGCTTGCGTAGACGACCATCGGCAGCGTCGTCGCGCCCGGGCCGGAGACGAAGCTCGCGATGACCAGGTCGTCGAGCGACAGCGTGAACGCGAGCAGCCAGCCGGAGAGCAGCGCCGGGGCGATCAGCGGCAGCGTGATGCGTTGGTAGACGGTCAGCGGCCGGGCGCCGAGATCCATCGCCGCTTCCTCGAGCGAGCGGTCCATCTGCGCCAGGCGGGCGCGCACGACGACGGCGACATAGGCCAGGCTGAAGGTGATGTGGGCGATCGTGATGGTCGTGAAGCCGCGCCCGGCCGGCCAGCCGACGAGCTGCTGGAGGGCGACGAAGAGGAGCAGCAGCGACAGGCCGATGATGACGTCCGGCATCACGAGCGGCGCGGTCAGTAGCAGCTCGAAGCCGGTGCGCCCGCGGAAGCGCCCGTGGCGCACCAGGGCGTTGGCCGCCAGGGTGCCGAGCACGACGGCGAAGGTGGCGTTGGTCGCGGCGATGCGGATGCTGAGCCAGGCGGCGTCGAGCAGCTGGCGGTTGTGCAGCAGTTCTCCGTACCACTTCACCGAGAAGCCGGACCAGACGGTGACCAGCCGCGAGGCGTTGAACGAGTAGACGACCAGCAGCAGGACCGGCAGATAGAGGAAGGCGTAGCCGAAGGCCAGCACCGTGTAGAGCGACCAGCGCCGGCGCCTCACGGGCCGTCCTCGGTGGCGTCCTGCTGCCAGCGCTGCATCAGGACGAAGGGCACGACGAGCAGGCCGAGCAGGACGAGGGCGAGGGCCGCGGCGAGCGGCCAGTCCATGTTCGAGAAGAACTCGGTCCAGAGCATTCGTCCGACCATCAGGGTTTTTGGGCCGCCGAGCAGGTCCGGGATCACGAACTCGCCGACGGCCGGGATGAAGACCAGCATGCTGCCGGCGATGATGCCGGCGCGCGACAGCGGCAGCGTCACACGCAGGAAGGCCCGCAGCGGCCGGCAGCCGAGATCGGCGGCGGCCTCCAAGAGCGTCGGATCGAGCCGCGTCAGGTTGGCGTAGAGTGGCAGGATCATGAACGGCAGGTAGGAATAGACGATGCCGATGTAGACCGCCGTCTGCGTGTAGAGGATCGCCAGCGGCTCGTCGATGACCCCGAGCCAGAGCAGGAAGTTGTTCAGGAGGCCGTTGGTCTTCAGGATCCCGATCCAGGCGTAGACGCGGATCAGGAACGAGGTCCAGAACGGCAGCACGATCAGCATCAGCAGCGGCAGCCGCCAGCGCTCCGGGGCGGTGGCGATCGCGTAGGCCATCGGATAGCCGATCAGCAGGCAGAGCAGCGTGCAGGCCAGGGCCACCTGGAGGGAGTTGAGAAAAGCGGTCAGGTAGAGACTGTCGCTCCAGAGGAGGAGATAGCTCTGGAAGTCGAGGCGGATCTGCAGGACCCCGTCCTCGACCCACTGCCAGAGCGCCGTGTAGGGCGGCTGCGCGGCGGCCGGCTCGGCCAGGCTGATCTGCGCGACGATGGCGACCGGCAGCAGCAGGAAGAGGCCGAGCCAGAGGTAGGGCACGCCGATGTTGAGGAGTCGACTCCAGCGCCCGGTGGGGCGCGGCCGATGCTGGAGTGGGGAGGCCATCGACCGGTTACCGTGAAAATGCGCTGCGGGCGCGTCTTTTCTCCCTCGCCCTCTGGGAGAGGGCTGGGGTGAGGGGAGCACGGCATGTCAGTCGTGTTTTCATTTTTCGGGTCGACACGAGTGTCATGCCGGGCTAGTCCGTCAGCACCACGCCGCTCGTCGGCGACCACTCCATCGCTACCTCCTGGCCCCAGGTCAGCGCCTGCTCGGTGCGTGGCTGGATGTTGGCGAGCGTCATCTCGGCGATCTGCCCCGGGCCCACCCGGACGTGGTAGATGGAGACGTCGCCGAGGTAGGCGATGTCCTCGACGACGCCGCGGATCTGGTTCACGGCCTCCTCGCGAAAGGCGGCGCAGAGGCGGACCTTCTCCGGGCGCACCGCGACCGTCACCTGGGTACCGAGGGCCAGCGGTTGCGGGCAGCGCATCCGCATCGGCCGCCCGAGCGGGGTCTCGACGAGGACCTCGTCGCCGTCGCGTTGTACGACCTTGCCCTCGAACAGGTTCACCGAGCCGATGAAGCGGGCGACGAAGCGGCAATTCGGGTACTCGTAGATGCCGGTCGGGGTGTCGACCTGGATGATCTGGCCGGCCTCCATGACCGCGAGGCGGGTCGACATGGTCATCGCCTCCTCCTGGTCGTGGGTCACCGTGATGAAGGTCGTGCCGATGCGTTCCTGGAGGTTGACGAGCTCGAACTGGGTGTGCTCGCGCAGGCGCTTGTCGAGCGCCCCGAGCGGCTCGTCGAGGAGCAGGAGCTTCGGGTGCTTGGCCAGGCTGCGGGCCAGCGCAACGCGCTGGCGCTGCCCGCCGGAGAGCTGCTCCGGGCGGCGCCGGCGCAGCTCTCCGATCCTGAGCAAGTCGAGCATCTCGGCGACCCGCTCGGCGCGCTCGCGACGCGGCATCCGCTCCTGCTTGAGGCCGAATTCGACGTTCTGCTCGACCGTCATGTGCGGGAACAGCGCGTAGGACTGGAACATCATGTTGACCGGCCGGCTGTAGGGCGGTAGGTCGGTCACGTCCACGCCGTCGATGAAGATCCGCCCACTGCTCGGGTACTCCAGGCCGGCCAGGATGCGCAGCAGCGTCGTCTTGCCGCAGCCGGAACTGCCGAGCAGCGAGAAGAACTCGCCCTGGAAGATCGACAGCGACACGTCGTCGACCGCATAGACGTCGCCGAACTGCTTCGTCACCCGCTCGATGCGCACGTAGGGCTGGGCCTTGGGGTCCTGCCAGGGCTCGAGCGAGCGGCGGTCGATCGCGATGGCCATCGTCCGGGCGGTGCCGTCAGTGCCTGGATTTCAGCCGCGTCCAGAACCGGTTGAGGCCGCGCAGCTCGCGACTGCTGCGCTCGGCCGGCACGAACAGCCGGGCGCGCACCGCCGGCGGCGGGTAGATGCCCGGGTCGTCGCGCAGCGCCTCGTCGAGATAGGGTGTCGCAGCCAGGTTCGGGTTGGCGTAGTAGACATAGTTCGAGATCGCCGCGATCACCTCGGGATCGAGCAGGTAGGCGATGAAGGCATGGGCGGCATCCGGGTTCGGCGCATCGGCCGGGATCGCGATCACGTCGGTCCAGAGCACGGCCCCCTCGCGGGGGATCAGATAGTCGATCGAGACGCGCCCGCCGGCCTCTTCGGCGCGGGTCGCGGCCTGCAGGACGTCGCCCGAGTAGCCGTGCGCGACGCACAGGTCGCCGTTGGCCAGGTCGCTGATGTACTGCGAGGAATGGATGTAGCGGATATAGGGGTAGATCCCCTCGATCAGCGCCTGGGCGGCGGCCAGGTCGGCCTTGGCCAGGCTGTTCGGGTCGCGGCCGAGGTAGGCGAGCGCCGCCGGGATGACCTCGGCCGGGTCGTCGAGCAGGCTGATGCCGCAGTCGGCGAGGCGCTTGGCGTTCTCCGGGTCGAAGATCAGGCCCCAGGTGTCGAGCGCCGCGTCCTCGCCGAGGATCGCCATGACCTTCTCGACGTTGACGCCGAGCCCGGTCGTGCCCCACATGTAGGGCACGACATGGGCGTTGCCTGGGTCGCCGGAGGCCAGGCTCGCCATGATCTGCGGATCCAGGTCCGAGAGGCCCGGCAGCTTGTCCTTGTCGAGGGCCTGGTAGAGGCCGGCGGCGATGTGGCGGGCGGCGAACGGGCGCATCGTCGGGAAGACTAGATCGTAGCCGCTGTGCCCGGCGAACAGCTTGGCCTCGAGGACCTCGTTGGCGTCATAGACGTCGAGCACCGGGTGGATTCCGGTGCGCGCCTCGAAGTCGGCGAGCGTGTCCTCGGCGAAGTAGTCGTTCCAGTTGTAGATGTGCAGGGTCTCCTCGGTGGCCGCGGCGAGGGCGGGTGCACCGAGGATGGCGACAAGGAACAGGGCCGCCGGGCGCAGCAGGGCGGAGAGGTGGCGCATCGGAGGTTCCTCCCGAGCACGAAGGGGTGGACTGGAGCGGGCCGGATCCCGTGCCGGGACACCGGAAAGTGCCGCGCATGCTACTGGAAACCCGGGTGTAATCCCACATCGGAAATGCCGAGTCGCTCGGCATCCGACGGCCCTTCCCGTCGCCCCGGTCAGGCTGGAGACAGGCTTGAACCTGAAAAGAGCAGTCGAACCACAAGAACGCAAAGAGAGCGAAAGATTTCAACCTAGAAACGGCAGTTGACCGCTTCGCTATCGATTCAAGTTCCTGAAATCGGGTCGAGTCTTTGCGCGACTCGCGTTCACCGGCTGGGTGAAGGGCGCCACGCCCCCCGAGGCACGCCCCGCGCGGCGCCCAGCGGTGTTACAAGTCGTTGCAATAGCTGGGCTATTGCGCCTCCTTGTGCCTTGCCGGACACCCCGCGGGACGCACCTCGGAGGCCGTCCAGCTGCCGCTTCTAGGTTCAATCGACTAGGCAATGACTGGCATTCACCCGGTGGGTGAAAGACGCGCACCCCTCAAGTCTTTTTTCTTCGTATCCTTTACGCCTTTGCGGTTCCGACTGGGAAGGGGTGAGGTGAGCGCGCGCGCACTCGGGCGTGAATCCTGACGGTCGGGCTAGAGCACGAGCCCGATCACGGCACCGGTCAGCAGTGTGGCCAGGGTCCCGGCGAGGATCGACTTCATGCCGAGCGCGACGATCTCGAGGCGCCGCCCTGGTGCCATGGTGCCGAGCCCGCCGATCATGATGCCGAGGCTGCCGAGGTTGGCGAAGCCGCAAAGGGCATAGGCCATGATGAGCTCGCTGCGCGCGCTCAAGGCCCCGTCCGGCAGGGCGGCGAGCTGGATGTAGGCGACCAGTTCGTTGAGGATGGTCTTGATCCCCATCAGCGAGCCGGCCGTCGTGGCCTCGGACCAAGGGATGCCGATCAGCCAGACGACCGGTGCCATCGCCCAGCCGAGCAGGCGCTGCGCGGTCAGCGGGTCGCCGCCGACGTCCGGCAGCAGGCCGAGGGCCTGGTTGAGCAGGCTGACCAGGGCCAGCATCACGACCAGCATCGCGATGATGTTGAGCCACAGCGGGATCGCGTCCAGCGTGCCGCGGGTGATCGCGTCCATCGCGCTACGCGTCTCGCTCGTGACCATGACCTCGATCTCCGGCTCGGCGTCGGTCTCCGGCACCAAGACGCCGGCGATCAGCAGCGCTGCCGGAGCGTTGATCAGCGAGGCGGTCAGGACGTGGCCGAGCGGGTCTGGGATGACGCCCGTGAGCAGGGTCGCGTAGAGGACCATCACGGTGCCGGCGATCGTCGCCATGCCGCAGGTCATGATGCCGAACAGGGCGCTGCGCGACATGCCCTGGAGGTAGGGGCGGATCAACAGCGGCGCCTCGGTCATGCCGACGAAGACGTTGGCCGCGGCGCCGAGCCCGAGCGGTCCGCCGGTACCGAGCGTGCGGCGCAGCAGCCAGGCGAAGGCGCGCACGACGAGGGGCAGCACGTGCCAGTGGAAGAGCAGGGCGGACAGGGCGCTGATGACGAGGATCAGCGGCAGGGCCCGGAAGGCGAGGACGAAGCTGTTCTGCGGGTAGGTGGTCTCGAACGGGGCTGCGCCGCCGCCGAGGTAGCCGAAGACGAGCTCGGTACCGGCCTGGGTCGCCGTCTGGAGCGCGGTCGCGAGCGCGTTCAGCGCCAGGAAAGCCTCTTTGAGCGGTGGCAGTTTGAGGAGCGCGACGGCGATCAGGAGCTGGAGCGCCAGGCCGGCGACGATCAGCCGCGGCCGCACGCGGCGCCGGTCCTCGCTCAGGAGCCAGGCCAGGCCGATTAGGACGACCAGGCCGAGGACGCCCTGGAACGGCAGTGCGGTGGCGCCCGTCATCGCCGGTCGATCAGTGCCTGCCTGCGGGCGGCTGGTGGTGCGGCGCGTCGACGAAGAGCTGCTGGATGTCGACCGGGTCGAAACGGTATTCGCGGTTGCAGAATTCGCAGGTGACCGCGATACCTCCCTCGTCAGCGGCGGTTTGCTCGACCTCGTCTCGACCGAGCGCCCGCAGCGTGTCCTCGATCCGCTGGCGCGAGCAGCCGCAGCGAAAGGCGACCGGCTCCGAGTCGAACAGGCGCACCTCCTCCTGGTGAAACAGCCGGTGCAGCAAGCCTTCGGCGGGCAGGCCGAGGAGTTCGGTGCGGGTCAGCGTGTTGGCCAGCAGCCCGATCCGTTCCCAGTCCTCGGCGTCGCCGACGGCGCCGGGCAGGCGTTGCAAGAGCATCCCGGCGGCGCGCTGCGGGCTCGCCTCGAGCCAGAGTCGCGTCGGGAGTTGTTCCGACGTCGTGAAGTAGCGCTCGATCGCCTGGGCCAGGTCGTGGCCCTCCAACGGCACGATGCCCTGGTAGGGCTCGGCGCCCGGGCGCTCGATCGTCAGCACCAGGCGGCCGTGCCCGAAGGTCTCGGCCAGGTCGGCGCCGACCGGTACCTCGCCCTCCCAGCGCGCCAGACCGCGCACCGTGCGCTGGTTGGTCGCCTGGGCGACGAGCGTGCGTAGCGGGCCGTCGGCCTGCACCTGGAGGATCAGTGAACCCTCGAACTTGATCGTCGCGCTCAGCAGGGCCACTGCGGCGAGGGCGCGGCCGAGCTGGTCCTGGACTGCGAGCGGGTAGGTCTGGATCGCGAGGATGGCGCGCCAGCTCGCGTCCAGGTAGGCGAGCTCGCCGCGCGCGCCGGCCTGTTCGAAGAGAAAACGGTGGAGGCTGTCGGGGTCGGACATCTCGTCGATTGTCTGGTCGGCGATCTGGGTGATTCGTGACCGGCTGGCTGGATGCACGCCATTGTGCGGGAATCGTGCACCGGATGCACGACTGACCGGCTCACTTGGCGAGGAAGCGACCGAAGAGTTCGCGGCGCGAGACCTCGCGCTGCATCCGGCAGTCGCGGCGGGTCCGTTCCATGTTGGCGTTGCGGGTACGGATCACCTCGGACCAGGCGGCGAACACGGCCTCGGCATCGCGGTAGGACGACATGTCCAGGCACAGGGGTTGAAGCAGGTAGTGGCCGAGCGTCGATCGATAGCCGAGGTGGCCCTGCTGGGTCTGGCCGAGGAGCTCGAAACGCATCGTCGGGCCGAGGATCAGGTAATCGGCTTCGCGGCGGTTGGTGGCCGACCAGTTCGGCGGCAGCGGCAGGTCGGGCACCTGCTGGGGGAAGAAGCGGCGGGCGAGCATCCAGGGCGTGAGCAGCAGCGCGCGCCAGTCCTCGACCTCGCGGTAGGCGCGTACCTCCATGCCGAGCGCCGGATTGAGGAGCGGGTCGCCGGCCAGCTGTTCGCGCAGGACCGCCTGGTGTGCGGCGATGACGGCGCTCGTCAACGCCGCCTCTTGGGCGAGCTCCGGCGGCGCCCGTTGCCAGCTTGGCCCGTCGGGCTCAGCCATGGTCGTGAACGGGGTGGTGCAGCGCCGCGAACCGGGTATAGCCTGAGTTGGGCTGCGGCCTGGAGATCGGCGGCGAAGCGCGGCAGCCACTGGTTCAGGCGGTCATTCCGCAGGGTCTCCAGCAGGTCGCAGGACGTCCCGTCGGTCGCCTCGGCCAGGTAGGCGGCGCACTCCAGCAGGGGGTCTTCGGGTAGCCGTTGATGAAGAGCCGGGTGTGCTCGCCCTGCCACTCGGCGAGCGGCAGGGCGGCGAGTTCGGCGATGGCCTGTGCCAGCCAAGGCGCGGCCGGCAGCCAGTCGCGCAGCAGGTCGAGGGCGTCGTCGGCCGGCTGGGCCAGCAGGCCGGCCAGCCGGCGGAGCACGTCGGGGCTGGCCGTCACTGCGTCGAGGTCCCGCGCCCGATCACCAGGCGTAGACACCGGCATAGAGGAAGTAGTGGCGCAGCAGATAGCCGCCGGTCAGCACGAAGACCGAGGCGGCGATGATCGGGATCCGCGTCCCCCAGCCCGTGATGACCCCCTTGAGCTCGAGGAAGAAGGGGATGATCAGGCCGAGGCCGATGAAGCCCAACAGCCAGCCGAGGTCGGTCCACAAGAGTTCCCAGGAGCGCGTCGCCGACTCCGAGCCGCGCTGGAGATAGAAGAACAGCGAGGCCAGGAT
This portion of the Thioflavicoccus mobilis 8321 genome encodes:
- a CDS encoding SAM-dependent methyltransferase, with the translated sequence MLKELTASTALLDRLERLIHPAWIRRAILTLPFDRLRTGTLTLKIAGESYRFEGETPGFQADLQIERPLRAYWLMKTQGELGFAQAYIEGAIQTSSLHQLMHLAYANSELFDSLLMDKRLNAKYRRLHLRRHNSVDNSRRNIAFHYDLGNDFYGLWLDPSMTYSSALYRDDTETLAQAQANKYERILAQLDLTGGESILEIGCGWGGFMEAALKRGCTIKGLTLSSEQQRYAKQRLADQAAPDRFTVALQDYRDETGRYDQVVSIEMFEAVGKEYWSDYFGTLGRVLKPGGKAVLQVITVAEEQVAAYEADVDFIQTYIFPGGHLPSRQQILATAGTQGLHLSEEIAFGADYAKTCTAWKEAFNHRREALEGLGYDRSFQRLWNFYLDYCIVGFETRHISVRQLTFVHADR
- a CDS encoding DUF1365 domain-containing protein encodes the protein MASGIYLGQVMHKRMGDIEYQFRYGVMNLRIDLDSIADEARALRWLSLNRFNLYSLYAKDYGARDGRPWRAWIDAILADYGLPARADRVELVCFPRFLGIVFNPLAMWYAYDAEDRLVGIIGEVSNTFGQWHHYVLTDAGRVLDDRVGAETEKAFHVSPFIGMDCRYAFRFSRPGERYQIAIQQSEHGRPRLVATQVGRAVALSDRNLLRAAATHPFNTLKVLTMIHWWALRIWLKGGRFHPTAKALEGVRYSHSEMKLC
- a CDS encoding NAD(P)/FAD-dependent oxidoreductase; translation: MESVQQVAVVGSGISGLAAAWCLGQRHDVTLLEKDAKLGGHTNTTHVEVDERRLPVDTGFIVFNRPNYPHLTAMLRHLRVETQPTRMGFSVSIDGGRIEYSGDTLSTLFAQRSNLFSLSHWSMIRQILRFNRQAKCDLQRPEALITTLGDYLARHGFDERLRQRYLLPMAAAIWSCPVETMMQFPADSFLRFFENHGLLNVRDQPQWESLVGGSQRYIDAMLEVARFDVRLDSRVERVTHTDGGLEIRCGDGTRQRFDHVVLASHSDQSFAMLDERLKENFAPLGRFRYQENLAYLHRDTALMPRRRRAWASWNYLRDTRYPENRVAVTYWMNMLQNIATETPLLVTLNPITPPAADRVFEEIRYEHPVFDQAAIDGQGQIKARQGRSNVWLCGAYLGNGFHEDGLRSAVELARAWGLPLPWESIDTEAASG
- a CDS encoding SDR family NAD(P)-dependent oxidoreductase, encoding MKCRERPGYAISGFGSSGPPRGLGSAWSKSCWGKASASARGAERSAPLRRMCEKQPDRLSLLDIDVAERAAIGDVCERAWSAFGGLDIWFYNVGTYEPMSIERWDLDQFEQMAQSNYLGAVRLMHALAPRFLQQIRSDPNKPAAQWIWNAGLASDFGLPYGGGYSAPKAALVNLAESLQPELEWHGVALRIINHPRNGS
- a CDS encoding ABC transporter permease subunit, which produces MRRRRWSLYTVLAFGYAFLYLPVLLLVVYSFNASRLVTVWSGFSVKWYGELLHNRQLLDAAWLSIRIAATNATFAVVLGTLAANALVRHGRFRGRTGFELLLTAPLVMPDVIIGLSLLLLFVALQQLVGWPAGRGFTTITIAHITFSLAYVAVVVRARLAQMDRSLEEAAMDLGARPLTVYQRITLPLIAPALLSGWLLAFTLSLDDLVIASFVSGPGATTLPMVVYASVRMGVSPQINALATLIVVFVAVAVTIATLTSRGLGSARTNCRRTRD
- a CDS encoding ABC transporter permease subunit, which produces MASPLQHRPRPTGRWSRLLNIGVPYLWLGLFLLLPVAIVAQISLAEPAAAQPPYTALWQWVEDGVLQIRLDFQSYLLLWSDSLYLTAFLNSLQVALACTLLCLLIGYPMAYAIATAPERWRLPLLMLIVLPFWTSFLIRVYAWIGILKTNGLLNNFLLWLGVIDEPLAILYTQTAVYIGIVYSYLPFMILPLYANLTRLDPTLLEAAADLGCRPLRAFLRVTLPLSRAGIIAGSMLVFIPAVGEFVIPDLLGGPKTLMVGRMLWTEFFSNMDWPLAAALALVLLGLLVVPFVLMQRWQQDATEDGP